One genomic segment of Gottschalkia acidurici 9a includes these proteins:
- a CDS encoding TetR/AcrR family transcriptional regulator produces the protein MPQVSEKYLEARKNKIAKAAINVFSKKGYSNASMKDIMDEAKVSRGGLYAHFKNIDSVFIAALKYDDSLSCDQLLVPNPKEPLLPQLKYWIYKMRLSIENNEASLVRAKSEFFLSHNVVEVPYLRERHEKLAQDIQLFISMGIKTGEFKNQIDVSSFSELIIAMIDGVMLHQYYQYSLSINLSGIFDLIDTMIENILS, from the coding sequence ATGCCACAGGTAAGTGAGAAGTATTTAGAAGCTCGAAAGAATAAGATAGCAAAGGCTGCTATTAACGTATTTTCTAAGAAAGGTTACTCTAATGCCTCAATGAAAGATATTATGGATGAGGCAAAAGTGTCAAGAGGCGGTTTATATGCACATTTTAAAAATATTGATTCTGTTTTTATAGCTGCATTAAAATATGATGATTCTTTATCATGTGATCAGTTATTAGTCCCTAATCCAAAAGAACCTTTATTACCTCAATTAAAATACTGGATTTATAAAATGAGGTTGTCAATTGAAAATAATGAAGCAAGTTTAGTACGTGCAAAATCCGAATTTTTTCTTTCTCATAATGTTGTAGAAGTTCCATATTTACGAGAAAGACATGAAAAACTTGCACAGGATATTCAACTATTTATTAGTATGGGGATTAAGACAGGAGAATTTAAAAATCAAATTGATGTAAGTTCTTTTTCTGAGCTGATTATTGCAATGATTGATGGGGTTATGCTGCATCAATATTATCAATATTCTTTGAGTATTAATCTTTCGGGAATATTTGATTTAATAGATACGATGATTGAGAATATTCTATCTTAA
- a CDS encoding potassium/proton antiporter, with product MSYLFIGIVFILALFAIRFSNKHGIPALLLFIVLGMVFGVLGLEFENFEFADKFATVALMVIMFYGGFGTNWRMAKPVAKEAIVLSSLGVIATALVTGLFCHYVLGFKLLEGMLIGSIVGSTDYASVSNILRSRNLNLKYSTAPLLELESGSNDPTAYTMTMVFLSVIIGSKVSIPILILSQVALGVVMGFVFAFVIGKLLKNLRLEADGLYAVFMAAAMLITYDATSLIGGNGYLALYILGIYLGNMEFQGKRDVVFFFDGFTEIMQIGLFFILGLLSNLTDFIATFPIALAIMLFMTIIARPVTVYGLMLPFRLERNKLNIISLAGIRGAAAIAFAIMAVNSDAIISVDIYHIVFGICVLSSLAQGYLMSPAAKRWNMLDPSDTVLKTFNYYQYKAKIGFLETRIHPNSSLIGSEVKDLNLTLDLIVAKIERNGTTIVPRGKTIIEENDLLVLGGETHFDESGQDLIEFTIPSGHQWENKHIKELELPHDRLIIMVQRNSNDIIVPDGDTLFLEDDKVIMIKVEHDTEVDM from the coding sequence ATGAGTTATTTATTTATAGGTATTGTTTTTATACTTGCACTCTTCGCCATTCGTTTTTCCAATAAACATGGAATTCCTGCACTATTATTATTTATTGTGCTGGGTATGGTCTTTGGTGTACTGGGGTTAGAATTTGAGAATTTTGAATTTGCTGATAAATTTGCTACCGTCGCACTTATGGTCATTATGTTTTATGGCGGGTTTGGTACTAACTGGAGGATGGCTAAACCAGTTGCAAAAGAAGCGATTGTTCTTAGTTCCTTGGGTGTTATTGCCACCGCTTTAGTCACAGGTTTGTTCTGTCATTATGTTCTAGGTTTCAAATTATTGGAAGGTATGCTAATTGGTTCTATTGTTGGATCAACCGACTATGCGAGTGTCTCAAATATTTTGCGTTCAAGAAATTTGAACTTGAAATACAGCACAGCACCTCTACTAGAACTTGAGAGCGGATCAAACGATCCGACTGCTTATACAATGACAATGGTATTCTTATCTGTAATTATAGGGTCGAAAGTGTCTATCCCAATTTTGATTTTATCTCAGGTAGCCCTTGGTGTTGTTATGGGTTTTGTCTTTGCATTTGTTATTGGAAAACTGCTTAAGAATCTTCGTCTAGAAGCTGATGGTCTTTATGCTGTCTTTATGGCCGCAGCTATGCTAATTACTTATGATGCTACAAGTCTTATAGGCGGAAATGGTTACCTAGCTCTTTATATCTTAGGTATTTATCTTGGTAATATGGAATTTCAAGGTAAGCGTGATGTTGTTTTCTTTTTTGACGGTTTTACCGAAATCATGCAGATTGGTCTATTTTTCATATTAGGTCTATTATCTAACTTAACAGATTTTATTGCGACATTCCCCATAGCGCTTGCTATTATGTTATTTATGACCATCATTGCACGACCAGTAACCGTTTATGGTCTTATGTTGCCATTTCGCCTCGAACGTAATAAATTGAACATTATTTCATTGGCGGGTATACGAGGTGCTGCTGCCATTGCCTTTGCAATAATGGCTGTGAATAGTGATGCCATTATTTCTGTAGACATTTATCATATTGTATTTGGTATATGTGTGCTTTCTTCCTTGGCACAAGGTTACTTAATGTCACCAGCAGCAAAAAGATGGAATATGCTTGACCCTAGTGATACTGTCTTAAAAACCTTTAACTACTATCAGTATAAAGCTAAAATTGGATTCTTAGAAACAAGAATTCATCCGAATAGTAGTTTAATTGGTAGTGAGGTAAAGGATTTGAATCTTACATTAGACTTAATCGTAGCTAAGATTGAACGCAATGGCACAACAATTGTTCCTAGAGGAAAAACAATCATTGAGGAAAATGACCTGCTTGTTTTAGGTGGTGAAACACACTTTGATGAAAGTGGACAAGACCTCATTGAATTCACTATTCCAAGTGGTCACCAATGGGAAAACAAACATATCAAAGAGTTAGAATTGCCACATGATCGCCTCATCATTATGGTGCAACGTAATAGTAATGACATAATTGTTCCGGATGGTGATACATTGTTCTTAGAAGATGATAAGGTCATTATGATAAAAGTTGAGCATGACACTGAAGTTGATATGTAG
- a CDS encoding Lsa family ABC-F type ribosomal protection protein, giving the protein MSLISVTNLTFAYEGSYDNIFENVSFQIDTDWKLGFTGRNGRGKTTFMNLLLGKYEYSGNISADVTFEYFPYEVHDQSKFTIDVIREISPNSMDWEIVKELSLLDMDYDALYREFYTLSKGEQTKALLAAMFLKENSFLLIDEPTNHLDTEARQKLCSYLKKKKGFILISHDRSFLDNCIDHILSINKTNIEIQKGNFSSWWRNKELQDGFELAENEKLKKDINRLSRSAKRTSTWSDSVESSKHGTTNSGSKLDKGFVGHKAAKMMKRAKNIEARQQNMIEEKSKLLKNIESNESLKIVPLTFHDKKLVELMDVAIEYDDRIVCEGVNFTIEQGERIAIQGKNGSGKSSILKLIYGEDIPHSGNVRKNNKLIISYVSQDTSDLYGNLSEYAGKHCIDESLFKSMLRKLDFSREQFEKNIEDFSGGQKKKVLIAQSLCERAHLYIWDEPLNFIDVISRMQIEQLLIEHEPTILFVEHDSAFCENVATKIIKL; this is encoded by the coding sequence ATGTCTTTAATAAGTGTTACAAACCTAACCTTTGCTTATGAAGGTAGCTATGATAATATTTTTGAAAATGTAAGTTTTCAAATTGATACTGATTGGAAATTAGGATTCACTGGAAGGAATGGAAGAGGAAAGACTACTTTTATGAATCTTTTGCTTGGAAAATACGAATATAGTGGAAACATTTCAGCTGATGTGACTTTTGAATATTTTCCTTATGAGGTGCATGATCAAAGCAAATTCACCATAGATGTTATAAGGGAGATTAGTCCAAATTCAATGGATTGGGAAATAGTAAAAGAATTATCTTTGTTAGATATGGATTACGATGCTTTATATAGAGAGTTTTATACACTATCTAAAGGAGAGCAAACCAAAGCATTGTTGGCTGCTATGTTTTTGAAAGAAAACTCCTTCTTGCTTATTGATGAGCCTACTAATCATTTGGATACTGAAGCTAGGCAAAAACTATGTAGTTACTTGAAAAAAAAGAAAGGATTTATTCTGATTTCACATGATAGATCTTTTTTAGATAATTGTATTGATCATATCTTATCTATTAATAAAACTAATATTGAAATACAAAAAGGAAATTTTTCTTCATGGTGGAGAAACAAAGAATTACAAGATGGTTTTGAGCTAGCAGAAAACGAAAAATTGAAAAAGGATATTAACAGACTTTCCAGATCGGCAAAACGTACGTCTACGTGGTCAGATAGCGTTGAAAGCAGCAAGCATGGAACTACTAATTCTGGAAGCAAATTAGATAAAGGATTTGTTGGACATAAAGCTGCAAAAATGATGAAGCGTGCTAAAAATATAGAAGCTAGACAACAAAACATGATTGAGGAAAAATCAAAGCTTCTTAAAAATATTGAATCCAATGAAAGTTTAAAAATAGTACCACTTACTTTCCATGATAAAAAGCTTGTAGAGCTTATGGATGTTGCAATTGAATACGATGATAGAATTGTCTGTGAAGGAGTAAATTTTACTATAGAACAAGGTGAAAGAATTGCTATTCAAGGAAAGAATGGCAGCGGAAAATCAAGTATATTGAAATTAATTTATGGAGAAGACATCCCCCATAGTGGAAATGTAAGAAAAAATAATAAGTTAATCATTTCATATGTTTCACAAGATACTTCAGATTTATATGGTAACTTATCCGAGTATGCAGGTAAACACTGTATTGACGAGAGTCTATTTAAATCTATGCTTAGAAAGCTTGATTTTTCAAGAGAACAGTTTGAAAAGAATATAGAAGATTTTAGCGGAGGGCAGAAGAAAAAGGTATTGATTGCCCAAAGTTTGTGTGAACGGGCACATTTGTATATTTGGGATGAACCATTGAATTTTATTGATGTCATTTCTCGTATGCAGATTGAACAATTGTTAATTGAACATGAACCTACAATTTTGTTTGTTGAGCATGATAGCGCATTTTGTGAAAATGTTGCAACAAAAATAATAAAATTATAA
- a CDS encoding ATP-dependent Clp protease proteolytic subunit, whose protein sequence is MEVNMSNLIPVVIEQTSRGERSYDIFSRLLNDRIIMLNGMVTNESASLIIAQMLFLESADCDKDIHFYINSPGGSVTDGFAIIDTMNYIKCDVSTISVGQSGSAASLLLASGKKGKRFALKNSEVMIHQPSISGGLQGQATDIKIHSDWLEKTKETLNGIYSRLTGQPIQKINEDMERDCYMTAEQAKEYGLIDKILLYRT, encoded by the coding sequence ATGGAGGTTAATATGAGTAATCTTATACCAGTGGTAATTGAACAAACATCTCGAGGAGAACGCTCTTACGATATTTTTTCGAGGTTGTTAAACGATAGGATTATCATGCTTAACGGCATGGTAACAAATGAGTCTGCGAGTTTAATTATTGCCCAAATGCTCTTCTTGGAATCTGCTGACTGTGACAAGGACATTCATTTCTACATTAACAGTCCAGGTGGCTCAGTAACAGACGGCTTTGCTATTATAGATACAATGAATTATATTAAATGCGATGTTTCTACAATCAGTGTAGGCCAATCAGGGAGCGCAGCTTCATTACTTCTGGCGTCGGGGAAGAAAGGTAAACGTTTTGCCCTGAAAAACAGTGAAGTGATGATTCATCAGCCATCAATATCTGGCGGACTACAGGGGCAGGCCACAGATATTAAAATTCATAGTGACTGGCTTGAAAAAACAAAAGAAACTCTGAATGGAATATATAGTAGGCTTACAGGCCAGCCAATCCAAAAGATTAATGAAGACATGGAAAGAGACTGTTATATGACGGCTGAGCAAGCAAAAGAATATGGGTTAATTGATAAGATTTTATTATATCGTACGTAA
- a CDS encoding helix-turn-helix domain-containing protein: MTYSDAIIKRLTELCAKRNITINKLATLSGITQSTVDNLMKGKTKNPKLKTLHKLAVGLDMTVSELLDFPEMNEAAFEDE; this comes from the coding sequence ATGACTTATTCTGATGCTATTATCAAGAGATTAACTGAATTATGTGCCAAGCGTAATATAACTATAAATAAACTTGCAACTTTATCCGGCATTACACAGTCCACTGTAGATAATTTGATGAAAGGTAAAACTAAGAATCCTAAGTTGAAAACTCTACATAAACTTGCTGTAGGATTAGATATGACTGTTTCTGAGTTACTCGATTTTCCGGAGATGAATGAAGCTGCTTTTGAGGATGAATAA
- a CDS encoding siderophore ABC transporter substrate-binding protein, with protein MLTACTNSSNEDNNSEQTSGSTKASTVEITDLHGKVTVPVNPKKVVALDSRAFETLADWGIELAAAPKAVMPADSPYVADESVQDIGDHREPNLEIIAAADPELVIVGQRFANYYEEIKKLVPNATVIDLNFDISEETDKPGENLVNGLKNSTIALGQIFDKNKEAEKLVADFDQAIKDAKSAYNGTDTVMSVVVSGGDIGFSAPGSGRVWGPMYEIFGWVSSLEVNGASSDHKGDDISVEAIAQSNPDWIFVLDRDAAVSSTTDKVPAQDVIDNSPALKSTTAVSEGKIVYAPDDTYTNESIQTYLELFKEIKDALAK; from the coding sequence ATGCTGACAGCTTGTACAAATTCAAGTAATGAAGATAATAATTCCGAGCAAACAAGTGGGTCTACTAAAGCTTCAACAGTTGAAATCACAGATCTTCATGGAAAGGTTACTGTTCCTGTAAATCCAAAAAAGGTAGTTGCTTTGGATAGTAGAGCTTTTGAAACTTTAGCTGATTGGGGAATCGAATTAGCAGCTGCTCCAAAGGCTGTAATGCCTGCAGATTCACCATATGTGGCTGATGAGTCAGTTCAAGATATTGGAGATCATCGTGAACCAAATCTTGAAATTATAGCAGCTGCAGATCCTGAACTTGTAATTGTAGGTCAAAGATTTGCTAATTACTATGAGGAAATAAAAAAATTAGTGCCAAATGCAACTGTTATTGATCTTAATTTTGATATTTCTGAGGAAACTGATAAACCCGGAGAAAACTTAGTAAATGGACTTAAAAATTCTACAATTGCTTTAGGACAAATTTTTGATAAAAATAAAGAGGCTGAAAAATTGGTAGCTGATTTTGATCAAGCTATCAAGGATGCTAAGTCTGCATATAATGGAACGGATACAGTTATGAGTGTTGTAGTTTCTGGTGGAGATATTGGTTTTTCAGCTCCTGGTTCTGGACGTGTTTGGGGACCAATGTATGAAATCTTTGGATGGGTTTCGTCATTAGAAGTTAATGGTGCTTCCTCAGATCATAAAGGTGATGATATTTCTGTTGAAGCTATTGCACAAAGTAATCCTGATTGGATTTTCGTACTAGATCGTGATGCTGCAGTATCTTCTACGACTGATAAAGTTCCTGCTCAGGATGTTATCGATAATTCACCTGCCCTTAAAAGCACAACTGCTGTTTCTGAAGGGAAAATCGTTTATGCACCAGATGACACTTACACAAATGAGTCAATACAAACTTATTTAGAGTTATTTAAAGAAATTAAGGATGCTTTAGCTAAATAG
- a CDS encoding iron chelate uptake ABC transporter family permease subunit — MSGLEYLNNENRSARAFRSKKEEKRYWILLITLIALGALSSYGLLVYNNPVPIDSPSFIPVVRRRVVALVAMIIAAICQSLSTVAFQSTTNNRVITPSLLGFEALYSTIQTSTIFFFGANTFINFSGIESFVFQVVAMVLMCLILYGWLLSGKYGNLQLMLLVGVIIGTGLRSLSSFMRRVLSPSEFDILQARLFGSVNNAESEYFSIAIPIVVIAALLILIYSKKLNVLSLGKDICASLGVNHQRGVIYTLVLVSVLMSISTALIGPLTFYGFLVATLSYQVAPTYDHRYVFPMALAIGFLILTGAYFFMNHVFSAQGVVSVIIEMFGGITFLIVILRKGTL, encoded by the coding sequence ATGAGCGGATTAGAATATCTTAATAATGAAAATAGATCAGCTAGAGCTTTTCGTTCTAAGAAAGAAGAAAAGCGTTATTGGATTTTGCTGATAACATTGATTGCTTTGGGTGCTCTTTCTTCCTATGGACTTTTGGTTTACAACAATCCAGTTCCAATAGATTCTCCTTCTTTTATTCCAGTTGTTAGAAGAAGGGTGGTAGCTCTTGTTGCAATGATTATTGCTGCAATTTGTCAGAGCTTGTCAACCGTTGCTTTCCAATCGACTACGAATAATAGAGTTATAACCCCTTCACTCTTAGGTTTTGAAGCTCTTTACTCAACAATTCAGACCAGTACAATATTTTTCTTTGGAGCTAATACATTTATAAATTTTAGTGGAATTGAATCATTTGTATTTCAAGTTGTTGCTATGGTTCTGATGTGCTTGATACTTTATGGGTGGTTGCTTTCTGGAAAGTATGGAAATTTACAACTTATGCTTTTAGTTGGAGTTATTATTGGAACTGGGCTAAGGTCTTTGTCATCTTTTATGAGGAGAGTCCTTTCGCCGTCTGAGTTTGATATATTACAGGCAAGATTGTTTGGTTCTGTAAACAATGCAGAATCTGAATATTTTTCTATTGCAATTCCAATTGTAGTAATTGCAGCATTACTCATTCTTATTTATTCTAAGAAATTAAACGTATTATCACTTGGAAAGGATATATGTGCTTCTTTAGGAGTTAATCATCAGCGTGGTGTGATTTATACTCTTGTATTAGTTTCTGTTTTGATGTCAATTTCCACAGCTTTGATTGGACCACTTACTTTCTATGGGTTTTTAGTTGCAACTTTGAGTTATCAAGTGGCGCCAACTTATGATCACAGATATGTTTTTCCGATGGCTCTTGCTATAGGATTTTTGATATTAACGGGTGCATACTTTTTTATGAATCATGTATTTTCTGCTCAAGGTGTAGTTTCAGTTATTATCGAAATGTTTGGTGGTATAACGTTTTTAATTGTAATTTTAAGGAAGGGGACTCTATGA
- a CDS encoding transposase → MSNKKEKYTKEFKDIIIELYKSGKSLAELNAEYGISTSTISTWAKENSPVVSSCEDSMALKEFKALEKN, encoded by the coding sequence GTGAGTAATAAAAAAGAAAAATATACAAAAGAATTTAAAGATATAATTATTGAATTATATAAATCTGGTAAATCGTTAGCAGAGCTTAATGCTGAGTATGGCATTTCAACATCAACAATATCTACTTGGGCTAAGGAAAATTCACCAGTGGTATCATCTTGTGAAGATTCTATGGCTCTAAAAGAATTTAAAGCACTAGAAAAAAACTAA
- a CDS encoding DnaA N-terminal domain-containing protein — protein MGNMWKSVISTELEQGIRDIQRELTEVSFKTWIESIEKMYREGNTLIIVVPNEFTKGIIESRYSQIFKPTFKMIGIEEVNVFTDESSERNVSYKPYVKNEYIGINIEHEKLLDAISEIIDSKLEPIKVIQQE, from the coding sequence ATGGGTAATATGTGGAAATCAGTCATATCTACAGAGCTAGAGCAGGGAATAAGAGATATACAAAGAGAGCTTACAGAGGTTAGTTTCAAAACTTGGATAGAGTCTATTGAAAAAATGTATAGAGAAGGAAATACTCTAATTATAGTTGTTCCCAATGAATTTACCAAAGGTATAATAGAATCTAGATATTCACAAATATTCAAGCCGACTTTTAAAATGATAGGCATAGAAGAAGTTAATGTATTTACTGATGAGTCTAGTGAAAGAAATGTTTCATATAAGCCTTATGTAAAAAATGAGTATATAGGGATTAATATAGAACATGAAAAACTTTTAGATGCTATATCAGAAATTATAGATAGTAAATTAGAGCCAATTAAGGTAATTCAACAAGAGTAG
- a CDS encoding ABC transporter ATP-binding protein — protein sequence MIKIDNVKKAYSDEVKIGPLNIKIPKAGLTALIGPNGAGKSTTLLMIGRLLDMDEGQIKVANIDVSESKSEDLAKILTILRQENHFVTRLTVRQLAGFGRFPYSKGRLTKEDEAIISKYIDFLGLTDLENRYLDELSGGQRQRAYVAMVLCQETEYVLLDEPLNNLDVARSVQMMEHLRRAANEFGRTILTVLHDINFAAKYSDRICAMKNGQIAAFGTAEEVMDSEILSDIFETKIEIIDGPYGPVAIY from the coding sequence ATGATAAAAATTGATAATGTTAAAAAGGCATATTCTGATGAGGTAAAAATAGGACCTTTGAATATTAAGATACCAAAAGCTGGTCTTACTGCTTTAATTGGGCCAAATGGTGCTGGAAAGTCTACCACACTTTTGATGATCGGAAGACTTTTAGATATGGATGAAGGTCAAATCAAGGTGGCAAATATAGATGTCTCTGAATCTAAATCAGAAGACTTAGCAAAAATTTTGACTATTTTGCGACAAGAAAATCATTTTGTAACCAGGCTTACTGTTAGACAATTAGCTGGATTTGGACGTTTTCCTTATTCAAAGGGAAGATTAACGAAAGAGGATGAGGCTATTATTTCTAAATATATCGACTTTTTAGGCTTGACTGATCTAGAAAATAGATATTTAGATGAGCTTTCTGGTGGTCAAAGGCAAAGGGCATATGTAGCAATGGTTTTGTGCCAAGAGACTGAATATGTACTTTTGGACGAGCCGCTGAACAATCTTGATGTTGCTCGTTCTGTTCAAATGATGGAGCATTTAAGGCGTGCTGCTAATGAATTTGGAAGAACAATTCTGACTGTTCTCCATGATATAAATTTTGCAGCCAAATATTCTGATAGAATTTGTGCTATGAAAAATGGACAAATTGCCGCTTTTGGAACAGCAGAAGAGGTTATGGACTCGGAAATTTTGTCGGATATTTTTGAAACAAAAATAGAAATTATTGATGGTCCGTATGGGCCAGTAGCAATTTATTAG
- a CDS encoding helix-turn-helix transcriptional regulator, which produces MDYHLKVRDSLEYIEKNLDNKIKLNDLAQKAYLSKYHYHRLFRRITGESVTRYITKRRMEKAAEELVQTEQPIIDIALKYQYASQESFSRAFMRIYDLTPGKYRRVYRSGKFNNVIEFSSDFNRITNMAA; this is translated from the coding sequence ATGGATTATCACTTAAAAGTACGTGATTCACTTGAGTATATTGAAAAAAATCTGGATAATAAGATTAAACTTAATGACCTTGCTCAAAAAGCTTATCTGTCAAAATATCATTATCATAGACTTTTTCGCAGAATAACAGGTGAATCCGTCACCAGATATATTACTAAGAGGCGTATGGAGAAGGCTGCAGAAGAGCTTGTTCAAACAGAACAGCCGATTATTGATATTGCACTGAAGTATCAATATGCTTCTCAGGAATCCTTTTCTAGAGCCTTTATGAGGATTTATGATTTGACACCTGGAAAATATCGGAGAGTATATAGAAGTGGCAAATTCAATAATGTTATCGAATTCAGTTCTGACTTCAACAGAATCACGAATATGGCTGCATAA
- a CDS encoding ABC transporter permease, with amino-acid sequence MLKSTIKKMYRAENSQPQHYNHNKIWTKPFILTVMVVIILGIISLFTGVYDILGQEDGINMFFITRVPRTAALMLTGAAMSMAGLVMQLITQNRLVESTTTGTIEWAGLGLVFVYLLFPAPTLVQRMTGAILFSFIGTMIFFLFLRKIRLRSSLIVPIIGMMLGAVISAISTFIGLVFQMTQNIESWFVGSFASVQIGRYEYLWLIVIVTVLIFIYANRLTLAGLGEDVTTSLGLNYNRIVLLGTGLISFAVGIVAAVIGNLPFLGLIVPNIVSMYRGDDLRTNLPWVCVLGMGTITVCDIISRTIIKPFEVPVSLILGTVGSVVFITVLLRKRRLR; translated from the coding sequence GTGTTGAAGAGTACAATAAAAAAAATGTATAGGGCTGAGAATTCTCAGCCCCAACATTATAATCACAATAAAATATGGACGAAACCTTTTATATTAACAGTTATGGTTGTTATTATATTAGGTATTATATCACTGTTTACTGGAGTATATGACATATTAGGACAAGAGGATGGAATTAATATGTTTTTCATAACTCGTGTTCCAAGAACAGCTGCACTAATGCTTACTGGAGCTGCAATGTCAATGGCAGGATTGGTAATGCAACTTATTACACAGAATCGTTTAGTTGAATCTACTACAACAGGAACTATTGAATGGGCAGGCTTAGGGCTTGTTTTTGTTTATTTATTATTTCCTGCACCAACTTTAGTTCAACGAATGACTGGTGCAATCTTGTTTTCTTTTATAGGAACTATGATTTTCTTTTTATTTTTAAGAAAAATTAGACTTCGTTCGTCTTTAATTGTACCGATCATTGGTATGATGCTTGGAGCTGTGATCTCTGCAATTTCCACTTTTATTGGACTTGTTTTTCAAATGACGCAAAATATTGAATCTTGGTTTGTAGGTTCTTTTGCATCAGTTCAAATTGGAAGGTATGAATACTTGTGGCTAATTGTTATAGTTACTGTTCTTATTTTTATCTATGCTAATAGATTGACTTTAGCTGGACTAGGGGAAGATGTTACAACAAGTCTAGGTTTAAACTATAATAGGATAGTTCTTTTGGGTACTGGTCTTATTTCTTTTGCAGTTGGAATTGTTGCAGCTGTTATTGGAAACTTACCTTTCTTAGGGTTAATTGTACCGAATATTGTTTCAATGTATAGAGGAGATGATCTTAGGACTAATTTACCCTGGGTATGTGTATTAGGAATGGGTACGATAACTGTTTGTGACATAATTTCTCGAACGATTATAAAGCCTTTTGAAGTACCTGTCTCTTTGATACTTGGAACAGTAGGGTCAGTCGTATTTATTACTGTTTTATTGAGAAAAAGGAGGCTAAGATGA
- a CDS encoding GNAT family N-acetyltransferase, translated as MFENKIIKLRRLSPNDYTTYHNWRNDTEVMQSTSPQLEIYTLEETEQYISTIASQPNAKGYIIEYKKTEQSVGIVSLINIDYKNRSAECIIDIGEKDMWGKGIGTSAISLILEFAFNELNLHRIYLQVFSFNERAIKLYEKIGFVHEGRLRQALYRAGNWHDIIIMSILKNEYKSDFVE; from the coding sequence ATGTTTGAAAATAAAATTATTAAGCTACGAAGATTATCTCCTAATGATTACACTACTTATCATAATTGGCGTAACGATACGGAGGTCATGCAAAGCACTAGTCCTCAACTTGAAATATATACTTTAGAAGAAACGGAACAATACATTTCAACGATAGCCTCTCAACCTAATGCCAAAGGTTATATTATTGAATATAAAAAAACTGAGCAATCAGTTGGTATTGTTTCTTTAATTAATATAGATTATAAAAATCGCTCTGCTGAATGTATTATTGATATTGGCGAAAAAGATATGTGGGGAAAGGGTATTGGAACATCAGCTATTTCTTTAATTCTTGAGTTTGCCTTTAATGAGTTAAATTTGCATCGAATATATTTGCAAGTATTCTCATTCAATGAAAGAGCAATTAAGCTCTATGAGAAAATAGGATTTGTACATGAAGGAAGATTAAGGCAGGCACTTTATCGTGCTGGGAATTGGCATGATATCATTATTATGAGTATTTTGAAGAATGAATATAAATCTGATTTTGTTGAATGA